The following are encoded in a window of Armatimonadota bacterium genomic DNA:
- a CDS encoding ABC transporter ATP-binding protein → MRLERLRKTFGPVVAVDDVTLEIPAGKLVTLLGPSGCGKTTTLRIIAGLEHPSAGRVYIGDEDVTPLPAASRGVTMVFQSYALFPHLTVFENIAYGLRIMRLPAEQIAARVRAALELVGLPGVEQRFPAQLSGGQQQRIAVARALVMEPRVLLFDEPLSNLDAKLRKRVRAEIRELQQRLGITSIYVTHDQAEALALSDVVVVMNLGRVEQVGTPRDLYTRPATRFVADFIGEANLLPGRYSDGRVTVGPLTFPFRQEGVAPGPVTVVVRPEAVALRTDGEGLPGRVRTAFFMGMTLEYLIETPVGEVSVVEPLAGRGLLPVGAEVRLQFQDAGVYLLPGEQDGGTSQ, encoded by the coding sequence GTGCGCCTGGAAAGGCTGCGCAAGACCTTCGGCCCGGTGGTGGCGGTGGACGACGTCACCCTGGAGATCCCCGCGGGGAAGCTGGTTACCCTGCTGGGGCCCTCAGGCTGCGGCAAGACCACCACCCTGCGCATCATCGCCGGCCTGGAGCACCCCAGCGCCGGCCGGGTCTACATCGGCGACGAGGACGTCACCCCTCTGCCCGCGGCCAGCCGGGGCGTGACCATGGTCTTCCAGTCCTACGCCCTCTTCCCGCACCTGACCGTGTTTGAGAACATCGCCTATGGGCTGCGCATCATGCGCCTGCCCGCGGAGCAGATCGCCGCCCGGGTGCGGGCGGCCCTGGAGCTGGTAGGGCTCCCGGGCGTGGAGCAGCGCTTCCCGGCGCAGCTCTCCGGAGGCCAGCAGCAGCGCATCGCCGTGGCCCGGGCGCTGGTCATGGAGCCCCGGGTGCTCCTCTTCGACGAACCGCTGTCCAACCTGGACGCCAAGCTGCGCAAGCGGGTGCGCGCGGAGATCCGCGAGCTGCAGCAGCGGCTGGGGATTACCAGCATCTACGTGACCCACGACCAGGCCGAGGCCCTGGCCCTCTCCGACGTGGTGGTAGTGATGAACCTGGGGCGGGTGGAGCAGGTGGGCACGCCCCGCGACCTGTACACCCGGCCGGCCACGCGCTTCGTCGCCGACTTCATCGGCGAAGCCAACCTCCTCCCCGGGCGCTACAGCGACGGCCGGGTGACCGTCGGTCCCCTCACCTTCCCCTTCCGCCAGGAGGGGGTGGCTCCCGGGCCGGTGACGGTGGTGGTGCGGCCGGAGGCCGTGGCCCTGCGCACCGACGGCGAGGGACTTCCAGGCCGGGTGCGCACCGCTTTCTTCATGGGGATGACTCTGGAGTACCTGATCGAGACCCCGGTGGGTGAGGTCAGCGTGGTGGAGCCCCTGGCCGGGCGGGGCCTTTTGCCCGTGGGCGCGGAGGTCCGCCTGCAGTTCCAGGACGCCGGCGTCTACCTGCTGCCGGGGGAACAGGACGGAGGCACCAGCCAGTGA
- a CDS encoding TIM barrel protein — protein sequence MPRFSANLNMLFLEVPFMERFAQARAAGFSAVEAGFVPADPLFPYEYDLDAAAAELRRTGLRLVLFNVPLGDRTKGDRGIAVHPARREEFREGIVRAVDAARRLDCRQLNCLVGLRDEAVPYEEQWACLVDNLRAAAQTLQAADLTLTVEPLNPIDLPGFFLTRSADAVRLLQEVGAPNVRLQYDVYHMQRSEGNIIATLRTLLPWIGHVQIADPPGRHQPGTGELNFTTILRALDDAGYQGYVGLEYKPLGSTRESLLWVTAMGYSFG from the coding sequence ATGCCCCGGTTCTCAGCCAACCTGAACATGCTGTTCCTTGAGGTACCGTTCATGGAGCGGTTCGCCCAGGCGCGGGCCGCCGGCTTCAGTGCGGTGGAGGCGGGGTTCGTGCCCGCCGATCCCCTCTTCCCCTACGAGTACGACCTGGACGCCGCCGCAGCGGAGCTGCGACGCACCGGGCTGCGGCTGGTGCTGTTCAATGTCCCCCTGGGCGACCGCACGAAGGGCGACCGGGGGATTGCCGTCCATCCGGCGCGCCGCGAGGAGTTCCGGGAGGGGATCGTCCGCGCCGTAGACGCGGCGCGCCGACTGGACTGCCGGCAGCTGAACTGCCTGGTGGGCCTGCGCGACGAGGCGGTGCCCTACGAGGAGCAGTGGGCCTGTCTGGTGGACAACCTGCGCGCGGCGGCGCAGACGCTGCAGGCGGCGGACCTGACCCTGACCGTGGAGCCCCTGAACCCCATAGACCTCCCGGGGTTCTTCCTCACCCGCAGCGCAGACGCCGTCCGCCTGCTGCAGGAGGTGGGTGCGCCCAACGTCCGCCTGCAGTACGACGTCTACCACATGCAGCGCTCCGAGGGGAACATCATCGCCACGCTGCGGACGCTGCTGCCGTGGATCGGCCACGTGCAGATCGCCGACCCGCCGGGACGGCACCAGCCGGGCACGGGGGAGCTGAACTTTACCACCATCCTCCGTGCGCTGGACGACGCCGGGTACCAGGGGTACGTGGGCCTGGAGTATAAGCCGCTGGGCTCCACCCGGGAGTCGCTGCTGTGGGTGACGGCCATGGGTTACAGCTTTGGCTGA
- a CDS encoding NUDIX domain-containing protein: MAERPGRARAAAARYVAPAVLCIIRHGDAVLLLEGARRKRWAGRLQGIGGELQPGEDPLGAALREIREETGLRLSAADVQVKGALHSQGFYGTSKLVIVVLARSPHRRVRSGDEGRLRWVPLRALGAKRHLIPDLYTLIPRVLALRPGELLSGAAVFTGRGELKSLHLTTVRS; this comes from the coding sequence TTGGCTGAACGGCCGGGCCGGGCCCGCGCCGCTGCGGCCCGCTACGTCGCCCCCGCGGTCCTCTGCATCATCCGGCACGGAGACGCCGTGCTACTGCTGGAGGGGGCGCGGCGGAAGCGCTGGGCGGGCCGGCTGCAGGGGATCGGTGGCGAGCTGCAGCCCGGGGAGGACCCGCTGGGCGCGGCGCTGAGGGAGATCCGGGAGGAGACCGGGCTGCGGCTCAGCGCGGCCGACGTGCAGGTGAAGGGTGCGCTGCACTCGCAGGGATTCTACGGGACCAGCAAGCTGGTGATCGTGGTGCTGGCCCGCTCCCCGCACCGGCGCGTGCGCAGTGGGGACGAAGGGCGGCTGCGCTGGGTGCCGCTGCGGGCGCTGGGGGCAAAGCGGCACCTGATCCCGGACCTGTACACGCTCATCCCCCGGGTCCTGGCCCTGCGCCCGGGAGAGCTGCTCTCCGGGGCGGCGGTCTTCACCGGTCGGGGTGAGCTGAAATCGCTGCACCTGACCACCGTACGGAGCTGA
- a CDS encoding 2-hydroxy-3-oxopropionate reductase, whose amino-acid sequence MKQTIGFIGLGIMGKPMSQNLLRAGYPLVVHDVVRAPVEELVRAGAADGGSCRGVAERSDVVITMLPDSPDVRTAALGPDGILEGIRPGTVYVDMSTISPITTREVAAAMQAKGVPMLDAPVSGGQKGAIEATLSIMVGGPEEVFQQVRPIFEVMGKNIVHMGEIGAGQVTKACNQIVVGITIMAVSEALTLARKSGVDPARVRAALLGGFAQSRILELHGQRILERNFDPGFRIRLHHKDLKIALETGRATGTPLLATALVHEVLGALQSLGEGERDHSAIVRFVERLAGLDGAGGGR is encoded by the coding sequence ATGAAGCAGACCATCGGATTCATCGGATTGGGGATCATGGGCAAGCCCATGTCCCAGAACCTGCTGCGCGCGGGGTACCCCCTGGTGGTGCATGACGTCGTCCGCGCTCCGGTCGAGGAGCTGGTGCGCGCCGGCGCTGCGGACGGCGGGTCCTGCCGCGGGGTGGCCGAGCGCAGCGACGTGGTCATCACCATGCTGCCGGACTCGCCGGACGTGCGCACAGCGGCCCTGGGGCCGGACGGGATCCTGGAGGGGATCCGTCCCGGCACCGTCTACGTGGACATGAGCACCATCTCTCCCATTACCACCAGGGAGGTGGCCGCGGCCATGCAGGCCAAGGGCGTCCCCATGCTGGACGCGCCGGTAAGCGGCGGGCAGAAGGGCGCCATCGAGGCCACCCTGTCCATCATGGTGGGCGGGCCGGAGGAGGTCTTCCAGCAGGTCCGTCCCATCTTCGAGGTGATGGGCAAGAACATCGTGCACATGGGGGAGATCGGGGCGGGGCAGGTGACCAAGGCCTGCAACCAGATCGTGGTAGGGATCACCATCATGGCCGTCAGCGAGGCCCTGACCCTGGCCCGCAAGTCCGGGGTGGATCCCGCCCGGGTGCGCGCCGCCCTCCTGGGGGGCTTCGCCCAGAGCCGCATCCTGGAGCTGCACGGGCAGCGCATCCTGGAGCGCAACTTCGACCCCGGATTCCGAATCCGCCTGCATCACAAGGACCTGAAGATCGCCCTGGAAACGGGGCGGGCCACGGGGACGCCGCTGCTGGCCACGGCGCTGGTGCACGAGGTCCTGGGGGCGCTGCAGAGCCTGGGCGAGGGAGAGCGCGACCACTCGGCCATCGTCCGCTTCGTGGAGCGGCTGGCCGGGCTGGACGGCGCGGGAGGCGGCCGGTAG
- a CDS encoding pilus assembly protein N-terminal domain-containing protein produces MRSSVVLVLVLALMAIAAPPIDAGETVIVQINHGRLLKLNNIQRVVVAAPDIADVNVITRNELMIIAKRAGETTISVWDARGLTTYRVVVVTAPVADPTKTLLEILREPGVRARIVNDTVILEGSVKTEADKARAEGIASAFGKRVVSLLTVEQPTPPPPPATKVLEEQLREALKDLPVIAKVIREDTVLVEGTVATESELKRIEAIVKAFAKNVVLLVRIRSPIQVRVDAFVAEVDRQALRQMGVEWGGGNISELLTDPFAFHFGNLGQDWPLTPLQLLIARLQLLEGRGAARTLANPRVVVLEGRPAKLLIGGEVPIPVLTPTGLSVAFKEFGVRLEFKAIVEAGEPMTLDLKTEVSSLDFTNAIVAAGITIPTIRSRRVETVVSMRPEEFLVLGGLIQRDESQTVQKVPILGDIPILGALFRSVRFQRGETELVIFVSPSVVEPVKERPELPGTQPAAP; encoded by the coding sequence ATGCGCTCCAGCGTAGTTCTGGTTCTCGTGCTCGCCCTGATGGCTATCGCCGCCCCGCCCATCGACGCGGGCGAGACGGTCATCGTACAGATCAACCACGGCAGGCTCTTGAAGCTCAATAACATCCAGAGGGTGGTCGTTGCTGCCCCGGACATCGCAGACGTCAACGTCATTACCCGCAACGAGCTGATGATCATCGCCAAGCGGGCCGGCGAAACGACCATCAGCGTGTGGGATGCCAGAGGTCTGACCACGTACCGGGTGGTGGTGGTGACAGCACCCGTAGCCGACCCCACCAAGACGCTCCTGGAGATCCTGCGGGAGCCCGGCGTGCGGGCGAGGATCGTTAACGACACGGTGATCCTGGAAGGGTCAGTGAAGACCGAGGCGGACAAGGCGCGCGCTGAAGGGATCGCCTCAGCCTTCGGGAAACGCGTCGTCAGCCTCTTAACTGTGGAACAACCGACCCCACCGCCACCCCCGGCGACCAAGGTGCTAGAAGAGCAGCTGCGCGAAGCGCTGAAGGACCTGCCCGTGATCGCCAAGGTGATCCGGGAGGACACCGTCCTGGTCGAGGGAACGGTGGCCACCGAGTCGGAACTGAAGCGCATAGAAGCCATCGTCAAAGCCTTTGCCAAGAACGTGGTCCTGCTCGTCCGCATCCGCTCGCCCATCCAGGTGCGGGTTGATGCTTTCGTTGCCGAAGTCGACCGTCAGGCTCTCCGCCAGATGGGGGTTGAGTGGGGCGGCGGTAATATCTCGGAGCTCCTTACCGATCCGTTTGCCTTCCACTTCGGCAATCTGGGACAGGACTGGCCTCTGACGCCCTTGCAGCTCTTGATAGCGCGGCTGCAGTTGCTGGAAGGACGTGGCGCCGCAAGGACCCTGGCCAACCCCCGGGTCGTGGTGCTGGAGGGGAGACCAGCAAAGCTGCTCATCGGCGGCGAGGTGCCGATCCCCGTGCTCACCCCGACTGGCCTGAGCGTCGCCTTCAAAGAGTTTGGGGTGCGCTTGGAGTTCAAGGCAATTGTAGAAGCGGGCGAGCCCATGACGCTGGACCTGAAGACCGAGGTGAGCAGCCTCGACTTCACCAACGCCATCGTCGCCGCTGGGATCACCATACCCACAATCAGGAGCCGGCGTGTCGAGACCGTGGTGAGCATGCGCCCGGAGGAATTCCTGGTTCTGGGCGGGCTCATTCAGCGTGATGAAAGCCAGACCGTTCAGAAGGTCCCCATCCTCGGCGACATCCCTATTCTGGGCGCTCTGTTTCGCAGCGTCCGATTCCAGCGAGGGGAGACAGAACTGGTGATCTTTGTGTCACCAAGCGTCGTCGAGCCCGTGAAGGAGCGGCCTGAATTGCCGGGGACCCAGCCTGCGGCGCCGTAG
- a CDS encoding type II secretion system F family protein: protein MEPLLIGLLVFTTILTGVMAIARRNPEYQVVAARLTHIRQEHTSRAEVLALPFHRRAFIPLVASTARLMGKVIPPRSIDAVRSNLARAGQRYADPVAWVLLKWARAGLLGGAAYGAGALLHRPLPLQAVSAFAFAGLGYLWPELAIRRKIRQRQARIMRELPETLDLLTISVEAGLGLDQALEVVATRRPGPLAEEIRAYLEEVRLGGDRHNALRAIGSRTGLEELVSFTGALIQAMEFGVSIAKVLRIQASEVRTLRRQRIEERAMKTPIKMLFPIIFLILPAVFVVVGGPGLIRIYSEFIKPVGPARFGPPAVPGR from the coding sequence ATGGAGCCTTTGCTCATCGGCCTGTTGGTCTTCACCACGATCCTCACGGGGGTAATGGCCATCGCCAGGCGAAATCCCGAGTATCAGGTGGTTGCGGCGCGTTTGACACACATCCGGCAGGAGCACACCTCAAGAGCCGAGGTGCTCGCGCTCCCATTTCACCGGCGCGCCTTCATTCCCCTGGTTGCATCCACGGCCCGTCTCATGGGCAAGGTCATCCCTCCCCGATCCATCGACGCCGTCCGCAGTAACCTGGCCAGGGCCGGCCAGCGATATGCCGATCCTGTTGCCTGGGTCCTCCTCAAGTGGGCACGCGCAGGGCTCCTGGGCGGCGCCGCATACGGTGCTGGGGCGCTGTTGCACCGGCCACTCCCCCTGCAGGCGGTTAGCGCTTTCGCCTTTGCAGGTCTAGGATACCTGTGGCCCGAGCTTGCCATCCGCCGCAAGATCCGCCAGCGGCAGGCCAGAATCATGAGAGAACTCCCGGAGACGCTGGACCTGCTCACCATCTCGGTGGAGGCGGGACTCGGGTTAGATCAGGCTCTGGAGGTAGTGGCAACACGCCGACCGGGCCCGCTTGCTGAAGAGATCCGAGCTTATCTGGAAGAGGTGAGACTGGGCGGCGACCGGCACAATGCATTGAGGGCCATCGGCTCCCGCACGGGGCTTGAGGAACTCGTCTCCTTTACTGGCGCTCTTATCCAGGCGATGGAGTTCGGGGTCAGCATTGCCAAAGTGCTGCGGATTCAGGCCAGCGAAGTCCGTACCCTCAGACGGCAGCGCATCGAGGAGCGGGCGATGAAGACGCCAATCAAGATGCTCTTCCCGATCATCTTCCTGATCCTGCCCGCAGTCTTTGTGGTTGTCGGGGGACCGGGACTGATTCGGATCTACTCGGAGTTCATCAAGCCGGTCGGCCCAGCCAGGTTCGGGCCGCCCGCAGTGCCTGGTCGATGA
- a CDS encoding type II secretion system F family protein, with the protein MWPIALLVFVGCFSVIYLVLRWLAEPRLAMAERLARYASRAGQNPTAGYGAGESAAGRLNDRLKISRSLDDLLDQADLPLKSGEFVLIAGLCALGLSLLGKLAVRGRGTALLAALLLGIIGVLTPLLWARLRKLRRRAAFNRQLPDALQTIANSLRAGHGFTQGMAAVANDLPAPISAEFARALREMNLGSTVEDVLMRMAYRMQSLDFDLAVSGILINRQIGGNLAELLDHITATIRERVFLKNFIRVRTAQQRLSAIIIAITPAVLLAIFLIGVPEYMSYLLFTDAGRSMLAVSLFMQLLGAYFLRRIVAIDV; encoded by the coding sequence ATGTGGCCCATTGCACTGCTGGTGTTTGTGGGGTGTTTCTCCGTTATCTACCTGGTGCTGCGCTGGTTGGCTGAGCCTCGTCTGGCCATGGCGGAGCGGCTGGCCCGCTATGCCTCCCGGGCCGGACAGAATCCAACCGCTGGGTATGGGGCAGGGGAGTCTGCAGCCGGCCGCCTCAACGACCGCCTGAAAATCTCCCGCTCCCTGGACGACCTGCTCGACCAGGCCGACCTCCCTTTGAAGTCGGGGGAGTTCGTGCTGATCGCAGGCCTGTGCGCGCTTGGTCTGAGCCTGCTGGGCAAGCTGGCGGTCCGGGGGAGAGGGACGGCGTTGCTCGCCGCCCTGCTACTGGGCATCATTGGCGTGCTGACACCTCTGCTCTGGGCCAGGCTGAGAAAACTCCGCAGGCGCGCTGCGTTCAATCGCCAGCTTCCCGACGCGCTGCAGACCATCGCCAACTCATTGCGGGCCGGACACGGGTTCACCCAGGGGATGGCGGCGGTGGCCAACGACCTTCCGGCGCCCATCTCCGCGGAGTTCGCCAGGGCCTTGCGGGAGATGAATCTGGGCTCGACCGTGGAGGATGTCCTGATGCGCATGGCGTACCGCATGCAGAGCCTGGATTTTGATCTCGCGGTCTCCGGCATCCTGATCAACCGACAGATCGGAGGGAACCTGGCTGAGCTGCTGGATCACATCACCGCGACCATCCGAGAGCGCGTCTTCCTGAAGAACTTCATCAGGGTGCGAACTGCCCAGCAGCGCCTCTCCGCCATCATCATCGCTATCACGCCCGCGGTGCTGTTGGCCATCTTTCTCATCGGCGTGCCAGAATACATGTCCTACCTCCTCTTCACCGACGCCGGGCGATCCATGCTGGCTGTGTCGCTCTTTATGCAGCTGCTGGGAGCGTACTTCCTGCGGCGGATCGTGGCCATCGACGTGTAG
- a CDS encoding CpaF family protein, with the protein MSLRRRLEEVLDTARSWVEPHQTLKNTVHRLLIEELGRRGAPATAREEIEKEVARILDRENALLSRDDRSRLITDIVNETLGYGPIDPLIRDPAITEVMVNGPNQVYVEQEGRIYPTGVRFRDDQHVMRIIEKIVAEVGRRVDESQPYVDARLPDGSRVNAIIPPLALNGPCLTIRKFSRDPYTDADLIRFGTMTPEMRDFLRASVQAKLNTLITGGTGAGKTTLLNVLSMFIPESERIITIEDAAELQLKQAHWVRLETRPPNIEGRGQVTQRDLVRNALRMRPDRIIVGEVRGAEALDMLQAMNTGHEGSLTTAHANSPRDGLARVETMVLMAGMELPSRAIREQMASAFHLLIHMARLSDGTRKIVKIAEITGMEGDVITMQDIVLYRQTGVTPDGQVVGAHAFTGIRPRFYDRFKTMGIDLPLEIFLG; encoded by the coding sequence GTGTCACTGCGTAGACGACTCGAGGAGGTCCTGGATACCGCCCGATCGTGGGTCGAACCCCACCAGACGCTGAAGAACACCGTCCACCGCCTCCTGATCGAGGAGCTCGGACGGAGAGGGGCTCCTGCCACAGCCCGCGAGGAGATCGAGAAGGAAGTCGCGCGCATTCTCGACCGCGAAAACGCGCTTCTCTCGCGCGATGACCGCTCCCGCCTCATTACCGATATCGTCAACGAAACCCTCGGTTATGGGCCGATCGACCCTCTGATCCGCGACCCGGCGATTACCGAAGTCATGGTGAACGGCCCGAATCAGGTCTACGTCGAGCAGGAGGGCAGGATCTACCCCACCGGCGTGAGGTTCCGGGACGACCAGCACGTCATGCGCATCATCGAGAAGATCGTCGCTGAAGTGGGAAGGCGCGTCGACGAGAGCCAGCCCTACGTGGATGCTCGGCTCCCGGACGGGTCGCGGGTGAACGCCATCATCCCTCCGCTGGCGCTCAACGGACCCTGCCTCACCATCCGCAAGTTCTCCCGGGATCCATACACCGATGCAGACCTGATCCGTTTTGGCACCATGACGCCCGAAATGCGTGACTTCCTCCGCGCTTCCGTGCAGGCCAAGCTGAATACCCTTATCACCGGAGGCACAGGGGCAGGAAAGACCACGCTGCTCAACGTCCTGAGCATGTTCATCCCGGAGAGCGAACGCATCATCACCATCGAGGACGCGGCCGAACTCCAGCTCAAGCAGGCGCACTGGGTCCGGCTGGAGACCCGACCGCCGAATATTGAAGGAAGGGGGCAGGTCACCCAGCGGGACCTGGTGCGAAACGCTCTGCGCATGCGACCCGACCGCATCATCGTGGGTGAGGTGCGAGGCGCAGAGGCCCTGGACATGCTGCAGGCCATGAACACAGGGCACGAGGGGAGCCTCACTACCGCTCACGCCAACTCTCCGCGCGACGGACTCGCCCGGGTGGAGACGATGGTCTTGATGGCGGGCATGGAACTTCCCTCCCGGGCGATCAGGGAGCAAATGGCCTCGGCCTTCCACCTGCTCATTCACATGGCCAGGCTCAGCGACGGCACACGCAAGATCGTCAAGATCGCAGAGATCACTGGCATGGAAGGCGATGTGATCACCATGCAGGACATCGTGCTCTACCGCCAGACAGGAGTCACCCCGGACGGCCAGGTGGTGGGCGCGCACGCCTTTACCGGGATCCGGCCGCGCTTCTACGACCGTTTCAAGACCATGGGGATTGACCTTCCCCTGGAGATCTTCCTGGGCTGA
- a CDS encoding P-loop NTPase codes for MPQFLRIIVATSDDASRNLISRVVAQQQGARIVAEADDDAALLEAVAYRRPQLIFLSTDLADMRGFDVADRLSRQYPGVFLVLITPRKTVEEIRRAMKAGARECLFEPITEEAVLRLIDEARSAAQSAADRRGTIVAVMSSKGGVGKSTITVNLAIALKQLRVGRVAVVDGDLYFGDLATLLNIKPEHTIHDLNKALDVEIADRFLHRHASGIEVLAAPLRTEQAEEIPPERFRTVLGVLQTLYDYVVVDATVSAFDTMLATLDVADLAIVLTTLDVICLKDVSQVIEMLAKLRFPAHNIALVGNRFDERFSVNPRDAERTLGLRFAGLVPRDDRVIASANRGVPMILEAPGAPFTRRVLGLARTVVGHMGRLQGVTA; via the coding sequence GTGCCTCAGTTCCTGCGGATTATCGTTGCCACCTCCGACGATGCCAGCAGAAACCTCATCTCGCGGGTGGTGGCCCAACAGCAGGGCGCGCGCATCGTGGCCGAGGCGGACGACGATGCGGCACTCCTCGAAGCCGTGGCCTACCGCCGACCTCAGCTCATTTTTCTCTCCACCGATCTCGCCGACATGCGCGGGTTCGATGTAGCAGACAGGCTTTCCCGACAGTATCCCGGAGTGTTTCTGGTTCTGATCACGCCGCGCAAGACCGTGGAAGAGATCCGCCGAGCGATGAAGGCCGGGGCCCGGGAGTGTCTCTTTGAACCCATTACCGAGGAGGCTGTGCTTCGGCTCATTGATGAAGCAAGGTCCGCCGCACAGTCAGCCGCCGACCGCAGGGGCACCATCGTCGCCGTGATGTCCAGCAAAGGGGGAGTCGGCAAGAGCACCATCACCGTGAACCTGGCTATTGCCTTAAAGCAACTTCGTGTCGGTCGCGTGGCCGTCGTGGACGGGGACCTCTACTTCGGAGACCTGGCGACGCTGTTGAACATCAAGCCCGAGCACACGATTCACGACCTCAACAAGGCCCTGGACGTGGAGATCGCCGATCGATTCCTGCACCGGCATGCCAGCGGCATCGAGGTGCTGGCCGCTCCGCTGCGGACCGAACAGGCAGAGGAGATCCCTCCCGAACGGTTCCGCACGGTTCTCGGCGTGCTGCAAACATTGTACGACTATGTTGTGGTCGACGCCACGGTGTCCGCCTTCGACACGATGCTGGCCACTCTGGATGTTGCCGACCTAGCCATCGTGCTCACAACCCTGGACGTCATCTGCCTCAAGGACGTGAGTCAGGTTATCGAGATGCTGGCTAAGCTCCGGTTTCCCGCACACAACATCGCCCTTGTAGGAAATCGCTTCGACGAGCGGTTCTCCGTCAACCCCAGAGACGCCGAGCGGACGCTGGGGCTGCGATTCGCCGGACTGGTTCCCCGCGACGACCGCGTCATCGCTTCGGCCAACCGGGGTGTACCGATGATCCTGGAAGCGCCTGGCGCCCCCTTCACACGAAGGGTCCTTGGCCTGGCACGGACGGTCGTGGGACACATGGGGAGGTTGCAGGGTGTCACTGCGTAG
- a CDS encoding Tad domain-containing protein yields the protein MKLAVRPEPERGAIAVLTVGLFLVLLLFLSMAVDLGIVFRYRRAMQNACDSGALAGALNLRRDPATAAPTAERYAASDMIRNHISWDVLQATTLDDNNQPTLIDPRRVRVEIREAVPTYFFRLLRPSIEVAVRCTARLTPIILTKGLVPIGLNWEAYATQLECNEYLWMELDDPRRPEQCRRFPLTFDISDNPNDPSDDSPWGSGNTGLLSMGCFDCPSGGGAQWLDYFINGSPTEYCYDMGRTDDVTRGTYPDSAPALCANVKTETGVKIGPITRGVDTRCESPNLLDRIIMVPLLNPAYQVSGQGTYTTEIWGFAAFQLDCSTGKFTGANPTIEGGFVSIVSMQAYGRETEFDTGVYTVKLIE from the coding sequence ATGAAGCTCGCAGTGCGTCCAGAACCTGAGCGAGGGGCCATTGCCGTTCTGACGGTAGGTCTCTTTCTGGTCCTGCTGCTCTTCCTGAGCATGGCCGTAGACCTGGGAATTGTCTTCCGCTACAGGCGCGCCATGCAAAACGCCTGCGACTCCGGCGCCCTGGCAGGGGCATTGAATCTCCGGCGGGATCCAGCTACGGCGGCGCCCACTGCGGAGCGGTACGCGGCCAGCGACATGATCAGGAACCACATCAGCTGGGACGTGCTCCAGGCTACAACCCTGGACGACAACAACCAGCCCACGCTGATTGATCCGCGACGGGTCAGAGTGGAGATTCGCGAAGCCGTCCCCACGTACTTCTTCCGCCTCCTCCGCCCCAGCATCGAGGTCGCCGTCCGCTGCACCGCCCGGCTGACCCCTATCATTCTGACGAAGGGGCTCGTCCCCATAGGTCTGAACTGGGAGGCGTACGCAACCCAACTCGAATGCAATGAGTATCTGTGGATGGAGCTGGACGATCCCCGCCGGCCGGAGCAGTGCCGGAGGTTTCCGCTTACCTTTGATATCAGCGATAACCCCAACGATCCCAGCGACGACAGCCCATGGGGCTCCGGGAATACGGGTCTCCTCAGCATGGGCTGCTTTGACTGTCCCAGCGGAGGCGGGGCGCAGTGGCTTGACTACTTCATCAACGGCTCCCCCACCGAGTACTGCTACGACATGGGACGGACCGACGATGTCACACGGGGAACATATCCAGACAGTGCCCCTGCGCTGTGCGCCAACGTGAAGACCGAGACCGGGGTAAAGATCGGGCCGATTACTCGGGGCGTCGATACTCGCTGCGAGAGTCCCAACTTGCTGGACCGTATCATCATGGTGCCCTTGCTGAATCCCGCGTACCAAGTTAGCGGGCAGGGCACCTACACCACCGAGATCTGGGGATTCGCTGCATTCCAACTCGACTGTTCCACCGGAAAGTTCACCGGAGCCAACCCGACGATCGAGGGCGGGTTTGTATCCATTGTGTCGATGCAGGCGTACGGCCGGGAGACCGAGTTCGACACAGGCGTCTACACTGTGAAACTGATCGAGTAG